Proteins encoded together in one Passer domesticus isolate bPasDom1 chromosome 6, bPasDom1.hap1, whole genome shotgun sequence window:
- the TRMT5 gene encoding tRNA (guanine(37)-N1)-methyltransferase isoform X3, protein MPQQRQRDAQGSGTLWRLGYCARLLKTNHFRTAASNISFPAVWMLLAQHPGRIPGLFVVVKKNTLFTMPETVEDQTNPELYLPHPGVRGMTVLNREAFKRTVLVPALKVKKEIVHSVLKSLKQSVLQRPGLKRVVEDPEDEDSRFVILDPHKAPEFSLGEPEQQVLEQLGVRAEVCRYHLELSYENFKSEEILRAVLPEGQEVTSGFSRVGHIAHLNLRDHQLPYRHLIGQVIMDKNPGVTCVVNKTNIIDSTYRNFEMEVLAGENNLVTKVRENNLAYELDFSKVYWNPRLCTEHGRVVQLLRAGDVLFDVFAGVGPFAVPAARRGCRVFANDLNPDSYAWLLHNCRLNKVHSKVKAFNMDGRDFLRGPVREELSKELPLLREGQKPAFHIVMNLPALAVEFLDVFRHLLVGEPCSPADLPTVHCYGFSKHSNPARDIQERAEAVLGTSLAGRCSTFLVRNVAPSKEMLCLSFQIPADVLYKRPCPDEAKPASKRLCTSQDSSEEKVLS, encoded by the exons ATGCCGCAGCAAAGGCAGCGGGATGCTCAGGGCTCTGG GACTTTGTGGAGATTGGGATACTGTGCCAGACTACTGAAAACTAATCATTTTAGGACAGCTGCATCAAATATATCATTTCCAGCAGTTTGGATGCTGTTGGCACAACATCCTGGCAGAATACCTGGGCTCTTTGTAGTAGTTAAAAAAAACACTTTGTTCACAATGCCCGAAACCGTGGAGGATCAAACTAATCCAGAGCTGTATTTGCCACATCCTGGAGTGCGTGGGATGACAGTGCTCAACAGAGAGGCTTTCAAAAGGACAGTGCTTGTTCCAGCTCTTAAAGTCAAGAAGGAAATTGTGCACAGTGTGCTCAAGTCCCTGAAGCAATCAGTGCTGCAGCGCCCCGGCCTCAAGCGGGTGGTGGAGGATCCAGAGGATGAGGACAGCAGATTTGTTATCCTGGATCCTCACAAAGCGCCGGAATTCTCGCTAGGAGAGCCGGAGCAGCAGGTCCTGGAGCAGCTCGGTGTCCGTGCCGAGGTGTGCAGGTACCACCTGGAGCTGAGCTACGAGAATTTCAAGTCGGAGGAGATCCTGCGAGCCGTCCTTCCCGAGGGCCAGGAGGTCACCTCTGGCTTCAGCCGTGTTGGCCACATTGCTCACTTGAACCTCAGGGACCACCAGCTGCCCTACAGACACTTGATTG GCCAGGTTATAATGGACAAGAATCCAGGAGTCACCTGTGTAGTGAATAAAACCAATATTATCGACAGCACGTACAGGAATTTTGAAATGGAAGTGCTTGCTGGAGAGAACAACCTGGTGACCAAG GTCAGAGAAAACAACCTTGCCTATGAGCTGGACTTCTCCAAGGTGTACTGGAACCCGCGCCTGTGCACGGAGCACGGCCGCGTGGTGCAGCTGCTGCGGGCCGGCGACGTTCTCTTCGACGTCTTCGCCGGCGTCGGCCCCTTCGCCGTCCCCGCGGCCAGGAGGGGGTGCCGAGTGTTTGCCAACGACCTCAACCCCGACTCCTACGCCTGGCTGCTGCACAACTGCAGGCTCAACAAGGTGCACTCCAAGGTGAAGGCGTTCAACATGGACGGCAGGGACTTCCTGCGGGGGCCGGTGAGGGAGGAGCTCAGCAAAGAGCTCCCGCTGCTGAGGGAAGGACAGAAACCCGCGTTCCACATAGTGATGAATCTGCCGGCTCTGGCTGTGGAGTTCCTGGATGTTTTCAGGCATCTCTTGGTCGgggagccctgcagccctgctgaccTCCCCACTGTGCACTGCTACGGGTTCTCCAAACACAGCAACCCAGCCAGAGACATCCAGGAGCGAGCggaagctgtgctgggaacCTCCCTGGCTGGACGCTGTTCCACTTTCCTGGTCAGGAACGTGGCGCCCAGCAAGGAGatgctgtgcctcagcttccagatCCCAGCAGATGTGCTCTACAAGAGGCCCTGCCCTGATGAAG CAAAACCAGCCTCGAAACGTCTCTGTACCAGCCAGGACTCTTCAGAAGAGAAGGTACTGAGTTGA
- the TRMT5 gene encoding tRNA (guanine(37)-N1)-methyltransferase isoform X2, translated as MREDTAPGGGREGLVWTLGRISSEKRRSGTGAVSGGVGGRMGRGARTLWRLGYCARLLKTNHFRTAASNISFPAVWMLLAQHPGRIPGLFVVVKKNTLFTMPETVEDQTNPELYLPHPGVRGMTVLNREAFKRTVLVPALKVKKEIVHSVLKSLKQSVLQRPGLKRVVEDPEDEDSRFVILDPHKAPEFSLGEPEQQVLEQLGVRAEVCRYHLELSYENFKSEEILRAVLPEGQEVTSGFSRVGHIAHLNLRDHQLPYRHLIGQVIMDKNPGVTCVVNKTNIIDSTYRNFEMEVLAGENNLVTKVRENNLAYELDFSKVYWNPRLCTEHGRVVQLLRAGDVLFDVFAGVGPFAVPAARRGCRVFANDLNPDSYAWLLHNCRLNKVHSKVKAFNMDGRDFLRGPVREELSKELPLLREGQKPAFHIVMNLPALAVEFLDVFRHLLVGEPCSPADLPTVHCYGFSKHSNPARDIQERAEAVLGTSLAGRCSTFLVRNVAPSKEMLCLSFQIPADVLYKRPCPDEAKPASKRLCTSQDSSEEKVLS; from the exons ATGAGAGAGGACACGGCCCCGGGTGGCGGCAGGGAAGGCTTAGTCTGGACTTTGGGGAGGATTTCGTCAGAGAAAAGGCGATCAGGCACTGGAGCGGTGTCCGGAGGCGTTGGGGGAAGGATGGGGCGAGGAGCACG GACTTTGTGGAGATTGGGATACTGTGCCAGACTACTGAAAACTAATCATTTTAGGACAGCTGCATCAAATATATCATTTCCAGCAGTTTGGATGCTGTTGGCACAACATCCTGGCAGAATACCTGGGCTCTTTGTAGTAGTTAAAAAAAACACTTTGTTCACAATGCCCGAAACCGTGGAGGATCAAACTAATCCAGAGCTGTATTTGCCACATCCTGGAGTGCGTGGGATGACAGTGCTCAACAGAGAGGCTTTCAAAAGGACAGTGCTTGTTCCAGCTCTTAAAGTCAAGAAGGAAATTGTGCACAGTGTGCTCAAGTCCCTGAAGCAATCAGTGCTGCAGCGCCCCGGCCTCAAGCGGGTGGTGGAGGATCCAGAGGATGAGGACAGCAGATTTGTTATCCTGGATCCTCACAAAGCGCCGGAATTCTCGCTAGGAGAGCCGGAGCAGCAGGTCCTGGAGCAGCTCGGTGTCCGTGCCGAGGTGTGCAGGTACCACCTGGAGCTGAGCTACGAGAATTTCAAGTCGGAGGAGATCCTGCGAGCCGTCCTTCCCGAGGGCCAGGAGGTCACCTCTGGCTTCAGCCGTGTTGGCCACATTGCTCACTTGAACCTCAGGGACCACCAGCTGCCCTACAGACACTTGATTG GCCAGGTTATAATGGACAAGAATCCAGGAGTCACCTGTGTAGTGAATAAAACCAATATTATCGACAGCACGTACAGGAATTTTGAAATGGAAGTGCTTGCTGGAGAGAACAACCTGGTGACCAAG GTCAGAGAAAACAACCTTGCCTATGAGCTGGACTTCTCCAAGGTGTACTGGAACCCGCGCCTGTGCACGGAGCACGGCCGCGTGGTGCAGCTGCTGCGGGCCGGCGACGTTCTCTTCGACGTCTTCGCCGGCGTCGGCCCCTTCGCCGTCCCCGCGGCCAGGAGGGGGTGCCGAGTGTTTGCCAACGACCTCAACCCCGACTCCTACGCCTGGCTGCTGCACAACTGCAGGCTCAACAAGGTGCACTCCAAGGTGAAGGCGTTCAACATGGACGGCAGGGACTTCCTGCGGGGGCCGGTGAGGGAGGAGCTCAGCAAAGAGCTCCCGCTGCTGAGGGAAGGACAGAAACCCGCGTTCCACATAGTGATGAATCTGCCGGCTCTGGCTGTGGAGTTCCTGGATGTTTTCAGGCATCTCTTGGTCGgggagccctgcagccctgctgaccTCCCCACTGTGCACTGCTACGGGTTCTCCAAACACAGCAACCCAGCCAGAGACATCCAGGAGCGAGCggaagctgtgctgggaacCTCCCTGGCTGGACGCTGTTCCACTTTCCTGGTCAGGAACGTGGCGCCCAGCAAGGAGatgctgtgcctcagcttccagatCCCAGCAGATGTGCTCTACAAGAGGCCCTGCCCTGATGAAG CAAAACCAGCCTCGAAACGTCTCTGTACCAGCCAGGACTCTTCAGAAGAGAAGGTACTGAGTTGA
- the TRMT5 gene encoding tRNA (guanine(37)-N1)-methyltransferase isoform X5: protein MLLAQHPGRIPGLFVVVKKNTLFTMPETVEDQTNPELYLPHPGVRGMTVLNREAFKRTVLVPALKVKKEIVHSVLKSLKQSVLQRPGLKRVVEDPEDEDSRFVILDPHKAPEFSLGEPEQQVLEQLGVRAEVCRYHLELSYENFKSEEILRAVLPEGQEVTSGFSRVGHIAHLNLRDHQLPYRHLIGQVIMDKNPGVTCVVNKTNIIDSTYRNFEMEVLAGENNLVTKVRENNLAYELDFSKVYWNPRLCTEHGRVVQLLRAGDVLFDVFAGVGPFAVPAARRGCRVFANDLNPDSYAWLLHNCRLNKVHSKVKAFNMDGRDFLRGPVREELSKELPLLREGQKPAFHIVMNLPALAVEFLDVFRHLLVGEPCSPADLPTVHCYGFSKHSNPARDIQERAEAVLGTSLAGRCSTFLVRNVAPSKEMLCLSFQIPADVLYKRPCPDEAKPASKRLCTSQDSSEEKVLS from the exons ATGCTGTTGGCACAACATCCTGGCAGAATACCTGGGCTCTTTGTAGTAGTTAAAAAAAACACTTTGTTCACAATGCCCGAAACCGTGGAGGATCAAACTAATCCAGAGCTGTATTTGCCACATCCTGGAGTGCGTGGGATGACAGTGCTCAACAGAGAGGCTTTCAAAAGGACAGTGCTTGTTCCAGCTCTTAAAGTCAAGAAGGAAATTGTGCACAGTGTGCTCAAGTCCCTGAAGCAATCAGTGCTGCAGCGCCCCGGCCTCAAGCGGGTGGTGGAGGATCCAGAGGATGAGGACAGCAGATTTGTTATCCTGGATCCTCACAAAGCGCCGGAATTCTCGCTAGGAGAGCCGGAGCAGCAGGTCCTGGAGCAGCTCGGTGTCCGTGCCGAGGTGTGCAGGTACCACCTGGAGCTGAGCTACGAGAATTTCAAGTCGGAGGAGATCCTGCGAGCCGTCCTTCCCGAGGGCCAGGAGGTCACCTCTGGCTTCAGCCGTGTTGGCCACATTGCTCACTTGAACCTCAGGGACCACCAGCTGCCCTACAGACACTTGATTG GCCAGGTTATAATGGACAAGAATCCAGGAGTCACCTGTGTAGTGAATAAAACCAATATTATCGACAGCACGTACAGGAATTTTGAAATGGAAGTGCTTGCTGGAGAGAACAACCTGGTGACCAAG GTCAGAGAAAACAACCTTGCCTATGAGCTGGACTTCTCCAAGGTGTACTGGAACCCGCGCCTGTGCACGGAGCACGGCCGCGTGGTGCAGCTGCTGCGGGCCGGCGACGTTCTCTTCGACGTCTTCGCCGGCGTCGGCCCCTTCGCCGTCCCCGCGGCCAGGAGGGGGTGCCGAGTGTTTGCCAACGACCTCAACCCCGACTCCTACGCCTGGCTGCTGCACAACTGCAGGCTCAACAAGGTGCACTCCAAGGTGAAGGCGTTCAACATGGACGGCAGGGACTTCCTGCGGGGGCCGGTGAGGGAGGAGCTCAGCAAAGAGCTCCCGCTGCTGAGGGAAGGACAGAAACCCGCGTTCCACATAGTGATGAATCTGCCGGCTCTGGCTGTGGAGTTCCTGGATGTTTTCAGGCATCTCTTGGTCGgggagccctgcagccctgctgaccTCCCCACTGTGCACTGCTACGGGTTCTCCAAACACAGCAACCCAGCCAGAGACATCCAGGAGCGAGCggaagctgtgctgggaacCTCCCTGGCTGGACGCTGTTCCACTTTCCTGGTCAGGAACGTGGCGCCCAGCAAGGAGatgctgtgcctcagcttccagatCCCAGCAGATGTGCTCTACAAGAGGCCCTGCCCTGATGAAG CAAAACCAGCCTCGAAACGTCTCTGTACCAGCCAGGACTCTTCAGAAGAGAAGGTACTGAGTTGA
- the TRMT5 gene encoding tRNA (guanine(37)-N1)-methyltransferase isoform X1, with the protein MGDPAFINDPSGMHLMEPRSHRAWDSSPRGTAGRNHHRGILTTAANNCFLATTAWTLWRLGYCARLLKTNHFRTAASNISFPAVWMLLAQHPGRIPGLFVVVKKNTLFTMPETVEDQTNPELYLPHPGVRGMTVLNREAFKRTVLVPALKVKKEIVHSVLKSLKQSVLQRPGLKRVVEDPEDEDSRFVILDPHKAPEFSLGEPEQQVLEQLGVRAEVCRYHLELSYENFKSEEILRAVLPEGQEVTSGFSRVGHIAHLNLRDHQLPYRHLIGQVIMDKNPGVTCVVNKTNIIDSTYRNFEMEVLAGENNLVTKVRENNLAYELDFSKVYWNPRLCTEHGRVVQLLRAGDVLFDVFAGVGPFAVPAARRGCRVFANDLNPDSYAWLLHNCRLNKVHSKVKAFNMDGRDFLRGPVREELSKELPLLREGQKPAFHIVMNLPALAVEFLDVFRHLLVGEPCSPADLPTVHCYGFSKHSNPARDIQERAEAVLGTSLAGRCSTFLVRNVAPSKEMLCLSFQIPADVLYKRPCPDEAKPASKRLCTSQDSSEEKVLS; encoded by the exons ATGGGGGACCCTGCATTTATTAATGACCCTTCTGGCATGCACCTCATGGAGCCCAGATCTCACAGAGCGTGGGACTCCTCACCCCGGGGCACGGCAGGCAGAAATCACCACAGAGGGATCCTGACCACTGCTGCTAATAACTGTTTTCTAGCAACCACTGCTTG GACTTTGTGGAGATTGGGATACTGTGCCAGACTACTGAAAACTAATCATTTTAGGACAGCTGCATCAAATATATCATTTCCAGCAGTTTGGATGCTGTTGGCACAACATCCTGGCAGAATACCTGGGCTCTTTGTAGTAGTTAAAAAAAACACTTTGTTCACAATGCCCGAAACCGTGGAGGATCAAACTAATCCAGAGCTGTATTTGCCACATCCTGGAGTGCGTGGGATGACAGTGCTCAACAGAGAGGCTTTCAAAAGGACAGTGCTTGTTCCAGCTCTTAAAGTCAAGAAGGAAATTGTGCACAGTGTGCTCAAGTCCCTGAAGCAATCAGTGCTGCAGCGCCCCGGCCTCAAGCGGGTGGTGGAGGATCCAGAGGATGAGGACAGCAGATTTGTTATCCTGGATCCTCACAAAGCGCCGGAATTCTCGCTAGGAGAGCCGGAGCAGCAGGTCCTGGAGCAGCTCGGTGTCCGTGCCGAGGTGTGCAGGTACCACCTGGAGCTGAGCTACGAGAATTTCAAGTCGGAGGAGATCCTGCGAGCCGTCCTTCCCGAGGGCCAGGAGGTCACCTCTGGCTTCAGCCGTGTTGGCCACATTGCTCACTTGAACCTCAGGGACCACCAGCTGCCCTACAGACACTTGATTG GCCAGGTTATAATGGACAAGAATCCAGGAGTCACCTGTGTAGTGAATAAAACCAATATTATCGACAGCACGTACAGGAATTTTGAAATGGAAGTGCTTGCTGGAGAGAACAACCTGGTGACCAAG GTCAGAGAAAACAACCTTGCCTATGAGCTGGACTTCTCCAAGGTGTACTGGAACCCGCGCCTGTGCACGGAGCACGGCCGCGTGGTGCAGCTGCTGCGGGCCGGCGACGTTCTCTTCGACGTCTTCGCCGGCGTCGGCCCCTTCGCCGTCCCCGCGGCCAGGAGGGGGTGCCGAGTGTTTGCCAACGACCTCAACCCCGACTCCTACGCCTGGCTGCTGCACAACTGCAGGCTCAACAAGGTGCACTCCAAGGTGAAGGCGTTCAACATGGACGGCAGGGACTTCCTGCGGGGGCCGGTGAGGGAGGAGCTCAGCAAAGAGCTCCCGCTGCTGAGGGAAGGACAGAAACCCGCGTTCCACATAGTGATGAATCTGCCGGCTCTGGCTGTGGAGTTCCTGGATGTTTTCAGGCATCTCTTGGTCGgggagccctgcagccctgctgaccTCCCCACTGTGCACTGCTACGGGTTCTCCAAACACAGCAACCCAGCCAGAGACATCCAGGAGCGAGCggaagctgtgctgggaacCTCCCTGGCTGGACGCTGTTCCACTTTCCTGGTCAGGAACGTGGCGCCCAGCAAGGAGatgctgtgcctcagcttccagatCCCAGCAGATGTGCTCTACAAGAGGCCCTGCCCTGATGAAG CAAAACCAGCCTCGAAACGTCTCTGTACCAGCCAGGACTCTTCAGAAGAGAAGGTACTGAGTTGA
- the TRMT5 gene encoding tRNA (guanine(37)-N1)-methyltransferase isoform X4, with amino-acid sequence MRTLWRLGYCARLLKTNHFRTAASNISFPAVWMLLAQHPGRIPGLFVVVKKNTLFTMPETVEDQTNPELYLPHPGVRGMTVLNREAFKRTVLVPALKVKKEIVHSVLKSLKQSVLQRPGLKRVVEDPEDEDSRFVILDPHKAPEFSLGEPEQQVLEQLGVRAEVCRYHLELSYENFKSEEILRAVLPEGQEVTSGFSRVGHIAHLNLRDHQLPYRHLIGQVIMDKNPGVTCVVNKTNIIDSTYRNFEMEVLAGENNLVTKVRENNLAYELDFSKVYWNPRLCTEHGRVVQLLRAGDVLFDVFAGVGPFAVPAARRGCRVFANDLNPDSYAWLLHNCRLNKVHSKVKAFNMDGRDFLRGPVREELSKELPLLREGQKPAFHIVMNLPALAVEFLDVFRHLLVGEPCSPADLPTVHCYGFSKHSNPARDIQERAEAVLGTSLAGRCSTFLVRNVAPSKEMLCLSFQIPADVLYKRPCPDEAKPASKRLCTSQDSSEEKVLS; translated from the exons ATGAG GACTTTGTGGAGATTGGGATACTGTGCCAGACTACTGAAAACTAATCATTTTAGGACAGCTGCATCAAATATATCATTTCCAGCAGTTTGGATGCTGTTGGCACAACATCCTGGCAGAATACCTGGGCTCTTTGTAGTAGTTAAAAAAAACACTTTGTTCACAATGCCCGAAACCGTGGAGGATCAAACTAATCCAGAGCTGTATTTGCCACATCCTGGAGTGCGTGGGATGACAGTGCTCAACAGAGAGGCTTTCAAAAGGACAGTGCTTGTTCCAGCTCTTAAAGTCAAGAAGGAAATTGTGCACAGTGTGCTCAAGTCCCTGAAGCAATCAGTGCTGCAGCGCCCCGGCCTCAAGCGGGTGGTGGAGGATCCAGAGGATGAGGACAGCAGATTTGTTATCCTGGATCCTCACAAAGCGCCGGAATTCTCGCTAGGAGAGCCGGAGCAGCAGGTCCTGGAGCAGCTCGGTGTCCGTGCCGAGGTGTGCAGGTACCACCTGGAGCTGAGCTACGAGAATTTCAAGTCGGAGGAGATCCTGCGAGCCGTCCTTCCCGAGGGCCAGGAGGTCACCTCTGGCTTCAGCCGTGTTGGCCACATTGCTCACTTGAACCTCAGGGACCACCAGCTGCCCTACAGACACTTGATTG GCCAGGTTATAATGGACAAGAATCCAGGAGTCACCTGTGTAGTGAATAAAACCAATATTATCGACAGCACGTACAGGAATTTTGAAATGGAAGTGCTTGCTGGAGAGAACAACCTGGTGACCAAG GTCAGAGAAAACAACCTTGCCTATGAGCTGGACTTCTCCAAGGTGTACTGGAACCCGCGCCTGTGCACGGAGCACGGCCGCGTGGTGCAGCTGCTGCGGGCCGGCGACGTTCTCTTCGACGTCTTCGCCGGCGTCGGCCCCTTCGCCGTCCCCGCGGCCAGGAGGGGGTGCCGAGTGTTTGCCAACGACCTCAACCCCGACTCCTACGCCTGGCTGCTGCACAACTGCAGGCTCAACAAGGTGCACTCCAAGGTGAAGGCGTTCAACATGGACGGCAGGGACTTCCTGCGGGGGCCGGTGAGGGAGGAGCTCAGCAAAGAGCTCCCGCTGCTGAGGGAAGGACAGAAACCCGCGTTCCACATAGTGATGAATCTGCCGGCTCTGGCTGTGGAGTTCCTGGATGTTTTCAGGCATCTCTTGGTCGgggagccctgcagccctgctgaccTCCCCACTGTGCACTGCTACGGGTTCTCCAAACACAGCAACCCAGCCAGAGACATCCAGGAGCGAGCggaagctgtgctgggaacCTCCCTGGCTGGACGCTGTTCCACTTTCCTGGTCAGGAACGTGGCGCCCAGCAAGGAGatgctgtgcctcagcttccagatCCCAGCAGATGTGCTCTACAAGAGGCCCTGCCCTGATGAAG CAAAACCAGCCTCGAAACGTCTCTGTACCAGCCAGGACTCTTCAGAAGAGAAGGTACTGAGTTGA